One genomic region from Microtus ochrogaster isolate Prairie Vole_2 unplaced genomic scaffold, MicOch1.0 UNK46, whole genome shotgun sequence encodes:
- the Tmem52b gene encoding transmembrane protein 52B, with protein MTLLAQVFSLMAVRTRVVMTSVLVYFIQLSGARCEENCVNAEHCLSTDWVHLWYIWLLVVVGALLLLCGLTSVCFRCCLSRPENGEDGAPPPYEVTVIAFDHDSTLQSTITSLQSVFGPAARRILAVTHAHSSLGQLPPSLDTLPGYEEALGMSRFTVARCGPKAPDLPSVPEEKQLPPPGKDSPQLELPSH; from the exons ATGACGCTTCTGGCCCAGGTGTTCAGTCTAATGGCAGTCCGCACCCGAGTGGTGATGACCTCTGTCCTGGTTTACTTCATCCAG CTTTCTGGAGCCAGATGTGAGGAGAATTGTGTCAACGCTGAACA TTGTTTGTCCACTGACTGGGTACATCTCTGGTATATATG GTTGCTGGTGGTAGTTGGTGCGTTGCTTCTCCTGTGCGGCCTGACTTCAGTATGCTTCCGCTGCTGTCTAAGCCGTCCGGAAAATGGGGAAGATGGGGCCCCACCACCCTATGAAGTGACCGTCATTGCTTTTGACCATGACAGCACTCTCCAGAGTACCATCACAT CACTTCAGTCTGTGTTTGGCCCTGCAGCTCGGAGAATACTGGCGGTGACTCATGCACACAGCTCCCTGGGCCAGCTGCCCCCCTCCCTTGACACACTCCCAGGCTATGAGGAAGCTCTTGGCATGAGCCGCTTCACCGTGGCAAGGTGCGGGCCGAAAGCGCCTGACTTACCCTCAGTGCCAGAGGAAAAGCAGCTGCCTCCCCCAGGGAAGGACTCTCCCCAGCTGGAACTCCCATCACACTGA